A genomic region of Gemmata massiliana contains the following coding sequences:
- a CDS encoding LpxI family protein, whose protein sequence is MATDAAVLGAGNGALNTRAPVGLLACGGRFPVVFAEKAREHGIPVVCVAAAGMADPALRSLCTEFVWLRRTSLGTIMRAFRRGGVRQWTMAGKFEKRILFRPWRLVHFVPDWRMVRFWFFRKRNANNDDSILLGIINEFRAEGMECVSALDLCPELLVSEGVLTRRCPTKSETQDIALGWHLAREMGRLDVGQSVMVRERAVLAVEAIEGTDLAILRAGELCRKGGFVVVKVAKPEQDRRFDVPTVGTQTIETMRKAGATALAIEAGRTIVIDQAATVALAEKYGITITSLVSPPA, encoded by the coding sequence ATGGCAACTGACGCGGCGGTACTCGGAGCGGGAAATGGGGCGCTAAATACACGCGCCCCGGTCGGGCTACTGGCCTGTGGGGGGCGGTTCCCCGTCGTGTTCGCGGAGAAGGCCCGGGAGCACGGGATTCCCGTCGTTTGTGTGGCCGCTGCGGGCATGGCCGATCCCGCGCTCCGCTCGCTCTGCACGGAATTTGTTTGGCTCCGCCGGACGTCTCTGGGCACTATCATGCGCGCGTTTCGGCGCGGCGGTGTGCGCCAGTGGACGATGGCGGGGAAGTTCGAGAAGCGCATCCTGTTCCGACCCTGGCGCTTGGTCCATTTCGTCCCCGATTGGCGGATGGTTCGGTTCTGGTTCTTCCGTAAGCGGAATGCGAACAACGACGATTCGATCCTGCTCGGCATCATCAACGAGTTCCGGGCGGAGGGGATGGAGTGCGTTTCGGCCCTGGACCTGTGCCCGGAGTTGCTCGTGAGTGAAGGCGTGCTGACCCGCCGGTGCCCGACGAAGAGTGAAACCCAGGACATCGCGCTCGGCTGGCACCTGGCGCGCGAAATGGGGCGCCTGGACGTGGGCCAAAGTGTGATGGTCCGCGAGCGGGCGGTGCTCGCGGTCGAAGCGATCGAGGGCACGGATCTTGCAATCCTTCGGGCCGGCGAACTGTGTCGCAAGGGCGGGTTCGTGGTCGTGAAGGTCGCGAAGCCGGAGCAGGACCGGAGGTTCGATGTCCCGACGGTGGGCACTCAGACCATCGAAACGATGCGAAAAGCCGGCGCGACCGCGCTAGCGATCGAGGCGGGACGCACCATCGTGATTGACCAAGCCGCCACCGTTGCACTTGCCGAGAAATACGGGATCACGATCACGAGCCTCGTTTCACCCCCGGCATGA
- a CDS encoding serine/threonine-protein kinase, translated as MTEGERHAQPTTAPGRVSGVLRSVAGYRLLRQIGEGGMSAVFQSYDVAAGRPVAVKILADHLSGQPEFVGRFYREARLSRVLEHPSIVQGIASGYDPDVSKHYLVLEYIDGPTAHGALARLGRLPVGMVVRIGIDIACALEFLHDRQYVHRDVKPDNILLHPNGIAKLADLGLAKRLNDDSQLTAVHQGVGTTYYMPYEQAVNANLVDGRSDLFALGATLYHLLTGEVPFPGSTHDEVIREKAHDSFRPIRSVNPGVPEELAGIIESMLACDPRARIQRAGRLAEVLIATRLATKLPAFAEGQTHSVACLDPTPEMPTRTDHCPPVEKATNIPPDSPTPTPPKSKSMNWPWIVGTGAVLLALLAGQWVRSRAVPNLPPRATVVQGSLDGLLPSSQQ; from the coding sequence ATGACGGAGGGCGAACGCCATGCGCAACCCACAACCGCCCCCGGGCGCGTGAGCGGGGTGCTTCGCTCGGTGGCCGGGTACCGGCTGCTCCGCCAGATCGGTGAAGGCGGAATGAGCGCCGTGTTCCAGAGCTACGACGTGGCCGCCGGGCGGCCGGTCGCGGTGAAGATCCTTGCCGATCACCTCTCGGGACAACCGGAATTCGTCGGCCGGTTCTACCGCGAAGCGCGCCTCAGTCGCGTGCTAGAGCACCCGTCGATTGTCCAGGGGATCGCCTCCGGGTACGACCCGGACGTGAGCAAGCACTATCTCGTTTTGGAGTACATCGACGGCCCCACCGCCCACGGCGCGCTCGCCCGCTTGGGCCGGTTGCCTGTGGGTATGGTGGTCCGCATCGGCATCGACATCGCCTGTGCCCTCGAGTTCCTCCACGATCGTCAGTACGTCCACCGGGACGTTAAGCCGGACAACATTCTGCTCCACCCCAACGGCATCGCGAAGTTGGCCGATTTGGGGCTGGCGAAGCGGCTCAACGACGACTCGCAACTGACTGCCGTTCACCAGGGGGTGGGGACGACCTACTACATGCCCTACGAGCAGGCGGTGAACGCGAACCTCGTGGACGGTCGGAGCGACCTGTTCGCGCTGGGGGCGACGCTGTACCACCTGCTCACGGGCGAGGTACCGTTCCCCGGTTCGACTCACGACGAGGTGATTCGAGAGAAAGCACACGACTCGTTCCGCCCGATCCGCTCTGTGAATCCGGGCGTGCCGGAAGAACTCGCGGGGATCATCGAATCGATGCTCGCGTGCGATCCGCGTGCGCGTATTCAGCGCGCCGGGCGCCTCGCCGAAGTGCTCATCGCGACCCGGCTCGCGACAAAGCTCCCGGCGTTCGCCGAGGGCCAAACGCACTCGGTCGCGTGCCTCGACCCGACGCCCGAAATGCCGACCCGGACCGATCACTGCCCACCGGTCGAAAAGGCCACGAACATTCCCCCGGACTCGCCCACACCGACGCCCCCGAAATCCAAGTCCATGAACTGGCCCTGGATCGTGGGGACCGGCGCGGTTCTGCTCGCCCTGCTTGCCGGTCAATGGGTGCGTTCGCGGGCCGTTCCGAACCTTCCGCCCCGCGCGACCGTGGTGCAGGGCAGTTTGGATGGCCTCCTGCCGAGTTCGCAACAATAA
- a CDS encoding neutral/alkaline non-lysosomal ceramidase N-terminal domain-containing protein: MKTLLALTVGLVLTVPAFAEEPTPVYRAGVAVKVITPTEPVWMAGYASRTKPADGKIHDLYAKALCLKDAAGQRLVLVTTDLIGIPRELGEQVATEVEKQHGLKREELILSASHTHSGPVVRENLVDMYPLTAADAAKVDAYTKKLKDDLVAVIGASLKDLQPVSLKYSSGTAGFAVNRREQTEKGVINGSNPKGPVDHTVPVLVVEGKGSQPLAVVFGYACHNTTLDLQQWSGDFAGFAQIAVEKALPGTVGMFWTGCGADANPLPRRKIELCEKYGKELADAAVLAIKTAKPVTGRFGAKYEKIALKFESVPTKAQLAADTLSKTPVIQKRAQRLLKQLEANGKVDDTYPHYPVQTWALGDQVLWVALGGEVVIDYAIRLKKDLSTNRTLWVMGYANDVMAYIPSARVLGEGGYEADSSQVYYGMPGKWSTTIEDAIVGKVKELTVKVAELAKPPGPLSPAEERKTFKLPEGMKIELAASEPDIVDPVAMCFDEKGRLFVCEMRGYPNGGVGTGNETRGKIKCLEDKNSDGVFETVTTFAEGLRFPMGLQPYRGGLLVAEAPELVYLQDTDGDGKADRRTVLYSGFNTSNIQQMLNSLQWGLDNWVYGCAGSDGGTVRSVERPNLPLVSLRNRGLRFKPQEKGSLEPTSSGGQYGLSADDYQRWFTATNSQHLRQIVLPDHYLLRNPYLAVNAVTLDIPEHGAAAKVFRISPFEPWRVERTTRRAGSTDAKRFPGTELVPGGYITSGCSPLIYTADLFSKEYRGNNFVCDPANNLVHREILKERGAVFTAVRAYEDREFLASTDNWFRPVHLTTGPDGAIYVLDFYREVIETPLSLPDDIKKQLNLESRGRGRIWRVTPKDFAAAKLPDFTALKPVQLADELTSTNPWRRITAQRLIVEKQEKDAVVRIRELLATSKVEGMPGRANLLWTLHGLGVLRTADVQSAFADPEPGVREQALRLSESFFADAPVLCALAVKLASDPSPRVRFQLAFSAGALPTSDAVKVLAAILEKDANDPWTVTAALSSASKCGFEVLETLSKKASASNRAVITKLAALIGATGDTKAITKALGLIADDTAVSDAQVLIYEGLGQGMRGTRNPLPSWWDKPPAGAEIVCDRLRKRYESNATQVRDSKLETRDRVRLAEMLAFGSFKVAGPALAECLTPTTPGDVQLAAAKALSAHTDPKVSELLLEGWAGYGPALRREVLDALTAHPDRILKLLAAVEAKKVALADFSLAQIQSLKTHPNTGVRAKSETVFKQTVDADRAKVVKEYTSALDLKGDAMRGQGVFRKTCAACHRLDGFGADVGANLLAALPNKSGEDLLVAVFDPNREVDPRFVSYNVVTGDERVLNGVVATETPTSITLRRADGKEETILRSNIASLRSTGLSLMPAGLEKELKPQDVADLFAYLRTAGK; the protein is encoded by the coding sequence ATGAAAACGCTGCTCGCGCTCACCGTTGGACTGGTTCTCACTGTACCCGCGTTCGCGGAGGAGCCGACTCCCGTTTACAGGGCCGGGGTTGCGGTGAAGGTCATCACGCCGACGGAACCCGTGTGGATGGCCGGGTACGCTTCCCGCACCAAGCCCGCAGACGGCAAGATTCATGATCTCTACGCGAAGGCGCTCTGTCTCAAAGACGCCGCGGGTCAGCGCCTCGTGTTGGTGACGACGGACCTCATCGGAATCCCGCGCGAGTTGGGTGAGCAGGTTGCGACCGAGGTTGAGAAGCAGCACGGCCTCAAGCGCGAGGAGCTGATCCTGAGCGCGTCGCACACGCACTCGGGGCCTGTGGTTCGCGAGAACCTCGTTGACATGTACCCGCTCACCGCAGCGGACGCCGCGAAAGTCGATGCGTACACGAAGAAGCTCAAAGACGATCTCGTCGCGGTCATCGGCGCGAGCCTGAAAGACCTGCAACCGGTGTCGCTCAAGTACAGTTCGGGTACGGCCGGTTTTGCCGTGAACCGGCGCGAGCAAACAGAGAAGGGCGTTATCAACGGGAGTAACCCGAAGGGACCGGTCGATCACACGGTTCCGGTACTTGTGGTCGAAGGGAAGGGCTCGCAGCCGTTAGCTGTTGTCTTCGGGTACGCCTGCCACAACACCACGCTCGATTTGCAGCAGTGGTCCGGTGACTTCGCCGGCTTCGCACAAATCGCTGTTGAGAAGGCCCTGCCGGGAACCGTGGGGATGTTCTGGACCGGGTGCGGCGCGGACGCGAACCCACTCCCGCGTCGGAAGATCGAGTTGTGTGAGAAGTACGGTAAAGAACTCGCTGATGCTGCGGTGCTTGCAATCAAAACCGCAAAGCCGGTAACCGGCAGGTTCGGGGCGAAGTACGAGAAGATCGCGCTGAAGTTCGAGTCGGTGCCCACGAAAGCCCAACTCGCGGCCGACACGCTCAGCAAGACTCCCGTAATCCAGAAGCGCGCACAGCGTTTGCTCAAACAACTCGAAGCCAACGGGAAGGTTGATGACACCTACCCGCACTACCCGGTTCAAACCTGGGCACTCGGCGATCAGGTGTTGTGGGTGGCGCTCGGAGGAGAGGTCGTCATTGATTACGCGATTCGATTGAAGAAAGATCTGTCCACGAATCGCACGCTCTGGGTGATGGGCTACGCGAACGACGTCATGGCGTACATCCCGAGTGCGCGCGTACTCGGTGAGGGCGGGTACGAGGCGGATTCGTCGCAGGTGTATTACGGGATGCCCGGGAAGTGGAGTACGACGATCGAGGACGCGATCGTCGGCAAGGTCAAAGAACTCACGGTGAAAGTGGCCGAGTTAGCGAAGCCGCCCGGTCCACTTTCGCCGGCTGAGGAACGAAAAACGTTCAAGCTCCCGGAGGGAATGAAGATCGAACTAGCCGCGAGTGAGCCGGACATCGTTGATCCCGTCGCGATGTGCTTTGACGAAAAGGGACGGCTCTTCGTGTGCGAAATGCGCGGGTACCCGAACGGCGGCGTGGGCACCGGCAACGAAACTCGCGGGAAGATTAAGTGCCTCGAGGACAAGAATAGCGACGGCGTCTTCGAGACCGTAACGACCTTCGCCGAAGGGTTGCGGTTCCCAATGGGGTTGCAGCCGTATCGCGGTGGGCTGCTCGTGGCGGAGGCGCCGGAACTAGTTTACCTCCAGGACACCGACGGTGACGGCAAAGCGGACCGGAGAACCGTCCTATACTCGGGGTTCAATACCTCAAACATCCAGCAGATGCTGAACAGCCTCCAATGGGGCTTGGACAACTGGGTTTATGGTTGTGCGGGCAGCGACGGTGGAACCGTGCGCTCGGTCGAGAGACCGAATTTGCCACTCGTCTCCCTTCGCAATCGAGGGTTGCGCTTCAAGCCGCAAGAAAAGGGTAGCCTCGAACCGACCAGTTCGGGTGGGCAGTACGGACTCAGCGCGGACGACTATCAGCGGTGGTTCACGGCCACAAACAGCCAGCACCTCCGACAGATCGTTCTGCCGGATCATTACCTGCTGCGTAATCCGTATCTCGCGGTGAACGCGGTCACGCTCGACATCCCCGAGCACGGGGCCGCCGCGAAGGTGTTCCGCATCAGCCCCTTCGAGCCGTGGCGCGTCGAGCGCACCACCCGGCGCGCGGGCAGTACGGACGCGAAGCGCTTCCCGGGTACTGAACTCGTGCCCGGAGGATACATCACGTCCGGATGCAGTCCGCTCATTTACACCGCGGACCTGTTCTCGAAAGAGTATCGCGGGAACAACTTCGTGTGTGACCCCGCGAACAATCTGGTTCACCGCGAGATCTTGAAGGAAAGGGGCGCGGTGTTCACGGCGGTGCGGGCGTATGAGGACCGCGAGTTCCTCGCCTCAACTGATAACTGGTTCCGCCCGGTTCATCTCACCACGGGACCGGACGGCGCGATCTATGTTCTCGATTTTTACCGCGAGGTGATCGAAACCCCGCTCTCGCTCCCCGACGACATCAAGAAGCAACTGAATCTGGAGAGCCGGGGTCGCGGGCGCATCTGGCGCGTCACGCCGAAGGACTTTGCTGCCGCAAAGTTGCCGGACTTCACCGCGCTGAAGCCCGTGCAACTGGCCGATGAGCTAACCAGCACGAATCCCTGGCGCCGAATCACGGCTCAGCGGCTCATCGTCGAGAAGCAAGAAAAGGACGCGGTGGTTCGGATTCGTGAGTTGCTTGCCACATCCAAAGTAGAAGGAATGCCGGGCCGCGCGAACCTGCTTTGGACGCTGCACGGCCTCGGCGTGCTACGAACGGCGGACGTGCAGTCCGCTTTCGCTGACCCGGAACCCGGTGTTCGTGAACAAGCTCTCCGGCTGTCGGAGTCGTTCTTTGCCGACGCTCCGGTTCTCTGCGCACTCGCGGTGAAGTTGGCGAGCGACCCTTCACCGCGAGTTCGGTTCCAACTGGCATTCTCGGCCGGAGCGCTTCCGACTTCGGACGCCGTAAAAGTTCTCGCGGCGATCTTGGAAAAGGACGCGAACGATCCCTGGACCGTCACCGCGGCTCTCAGTTCTGCCAGCAAGTGCGGTTTCGAGGTGCTCGAAACGCTCAGCAAGAAAGCCAGCGCCTCGAACCGAGCGGTTATTACCAAACTTGCTGCACTCATTGGCGCAACGGGCGACACAAAGGCGATTACGAAGGCGCTCGGCCTGATCGCCGACGATACGGCCGTGAGCGACGCTCAGGTTCTCATCTACGAAGGGTTGGGGCAGGGGATGCGCGGCACAAGGAACCCGCTCCCGTCGTGGTGGGACAAGCCGCCCGCGGGGGCGGAAATTGTCTGCGACCGACTCCGCAAACGGTACGAGTCGAACGCGACACAGGTCCGGGACTCGAAGCTCGAAACGCGCGACCGCGTGCGGCTCGCGGAAATGCTCGCGTTCGGGTCGTTCAAGGTCGCGGGGCCGGCGCTTGCGGAATGCCTTACCCCGACGACGCCGGGAGACGTGCAACTCGCGGCGGCGAAGGCGCTCTCGGCTCACACCGACCCGAAAGTGAGTGAGTTGTTGCTGGAGGGGTGGGCTGGGTACGGTCCGGCACTCCGGCGCGAGGTTCTCGACGCACTCACGGCGCACCCCGACCGCATCCTGAAACTGCTCGCCGCGGTCGAAGCGAAGAAGGTCGCTCTCGCCGACTTCAGCCTCGCACAAATTCAATCGCTCAAGACCCATCCGAACACGGGTGTGCGTGCGAAATCGGAGACCGTTTTCAAACAGACCGTCGACGCGGACCGTGCGAAAGTCGTGAAGGAGTACACCTCCGCGCTCGACCTTAAAGGGGATGCGATGAGAGGGCAGGGGGTGTTCCGGAAGACGTGCGCCGCGTGTCACCGGCTCGACGGGTTCGGGGCCGATGTGGGTGCGAATCTGCTTGCGGCGTTACCGAACAAGTCCGGCGAAGACCTGCTCGTGGCCGTGTTCGACCCGAACCGCGAGGTCGATCCGCGTTTCGTCTCTTACAACGTCGTGACGGGTGACGAGCGCGTGCTGAATGGCGTTGTCGCGACCGAAACGCCAACGAGTATCACGCTCCGTCGGGCGGATGGGAAGGAAGAGACGATCCTTCGGTCGAACATCGCGTCATTGCGCTCAACCGGCCTGTCACTCATGCCGGCTGGATTGGAGAAGGAGCTAAAACCGCAAGACGTGGCAGACCTGTTCGCTTACTTACGCACGGCGGGAAAGTGA
- a CDS encoding DMT family transporter — protein MSVGTRSLTSARLYLILAAVLWSLGSVFMRLLREPLGLGLSDPLLNPLQIAFYRGLFGGLVMLAMVRRAEMTFRPLMIGMVSAFAVMSGMYLSALDGPAANAIFLQNTAPVWVYLFAVLVLGERSDRRGWLAVLLAALGAGVIVVGNWPREAPSDVDGSQHTKEMIQLLLGLGSGVVYALVVLFLRALREHSAAWLVAINLLGSAAALGLFVLLTEGAPAFVEWVTAPTARQIVVLMTFGAFQMAIPYWLFARGLRTVSPQEAALITLIEPLINPIWAYLITPHKDTPNEWMFLGGGLILFALVWRYLPTRAQNDFTAEGAENAELKADKPLE, from the coding sequence ATGTCGGTCGGAACTCGGTCTCTCACTTCCGCGCGGCTCTATCTCATCTTGGCCGCCGTGCTGTGGAGCCTCGGCAGCGTGTTCATGCGGTTGCTCCGAGAACCGCTCGGTCTCGGGCTGAGCGACCCGCTCCTTAATCCGCTCCAAATCGCGTTCTACCGCGGACTATTCGGCGGGCTGGTGATGCTCGCGATGGTCCGGCGCGCGGAAATGACGTTCCGGCCGCTGATGATTGGAATGGTGTCCGCGTTCGCGGTGATGAGCGGAATGTACCTCTCGGCCCTCGACGGTCCCGCCGCGAACGCGATCTTTCTCCAGAACACAGCTCCAGTGTGGGTCTACCTCTTCGCGGTACTGGTGCTCGGCGAACGCAGCGACCGGCGCGGCTGGCTCGCGGTGCTGCTCGCGGCGCTCGGCGCCGGGGTGATTGTGGTCGGGAACTGGCCCCGCGAAGCTCCGTCCGACGTTGATGGCTCTCAGCACACTAAAGAGATGATCCAACTGCTTCTGGGACTGGGAAGTGGTGTGGTCTACGCGCTGGTTGTGCTGTTCCTTCGCGCGCTGCGCGAACATTCTGCCGCGTGGCTGGTGGCGATCAACTTGCTGGGTTCGGCTGCGGCCCTCGGTCTGTTCGTTCTCCTGACCGAAGGGGCGCCGGCGTTCGTGGAGTGGGTGACGGCCCCGACTGCGCGTCAGATTGTGGTGCTGATGACGTTCGGCGCGTTTCAGATGGCGATCCCGTACTGGCTGTTTGCGCGTGGGCTGCGCACCGTTTCGCCTCAAGAAGCCGCGCTGATTACCCTGATCGAACCGCTCATTAACCCGATCTGGGCCTACCTCATCACGCCACACAAGGACACTCCGAATGAGTGGATGTTCCTCGGCGGCGGGTTGATTTTGTTTGCGCTCGTGTGGCGGTATTTGCCCACACGAGCGCAAAACGACTTCACCGCAGAGGGCGCGGAGAACGCAGAATTGAAAGCAGACAAGCCACTAGAGTGA